A segment of the Streptococcus chenjunshii genome:
CCCCGAACTCCTTTTAGAGGAGAGCCACCGTCAGTCCGTATTTACTTATTTAGTGCATACCTTGTAAAAAGCTGAAAAGACTGAGATTTTGCTATTTATATCTGCCGGCTGTATTTTTACGTGGAGAATAAAGAGTGATAAAAAATACTTATCACGGTGATAGTTTTTTAATATTAGTTATGATTGATTAAAGATGATAAGATATAAATGTTAAACTCAAAATAAAGAGATTTTTAGAACTTCTTTAATTCTTTGACGTTTGGCTGTGCCATAAAGAAACGCTTGCTGACAGTTTGTTTATCAGTATAGGCTTTGATGCTAAAATTGGGACTGCACACGGCCTAAAATCCTAGTGAAAAAGAGACGCAATCGTAGGAAGCGCAAGCTGACGTACGAGTGTGGCTGCTCTGTGAGTACGCCTGTCAGCGTGATGCAAGAAGTATCACTTGTCAGTCCCTATTTTCATACGGATTTCTTCACGGCCTTTGTATCTTATTGGAATCGGACACGGCCTAAACGCTGTGAGAAAAAGATAGCCTGTCCTAGAGCCTTGCGGCTCTTCGTCCAGTCTCCTATTTTCTCTTTGCGTTTTTAACGGCCTTTGTATCTTATTTTAAGGAGAATAGAAGAGATGAAATTAAGAAAAATTTTTGGAATTGCCGGTTTGGCCCTAGCTGCAGGATTTGCTCTGTCTGCTTGCAGCTCTCAATCAAATTCTAATACAGATGATTCAGCTAAAGAGAAAGTCGTTTTTGCAACAGTTGGGACAACAGCTCCTTTTTCATATGAAGAAGACAGTGAACTGACTGGTTTTGATGTGGAGCTGGCTCGAGCAGTTTTTGAAGAGTCTGATAAGTATGAAGTCAGCTTTCAAAAAACAGCCTGGTCCTCTATTTTTACCGGTTTGGATTCCGATAAATACCAGATGGCTGGGAACAATCTTTCTTTCACAGAAGAACGTGCTGCTAAATATCTTTACTCCTATCCTTTAGGGGCTACGCCTTCTGTTCTGACAGTAACGAAAGACAGTGATATTGACTCTTATGAAGATATCGGCGGGCACTCTACTCAGGTTGTCCAAGGAAACACAACTGTTACCCAGCTGGAAGAGTATAACGAGGAACATCCTGATAACGAAGTGGAACTCAATTATACTGATGAAAATATTACCCAAATTTTGACTAACCTCAACGAAGGGAAATATGACTTTAAGATTTTTGATGCTCCAACCGTAAATGCGATTATCAAAAATCAGAATTTAAATAATTTAAAGACGATTGAACTTGAATCATCAGAGCAGCCTTTTATATACTTTATTTTCGGCCAAGATCAAGAAGATCTTCAGAAATTTGTTAACGGCCGGATTAAAGAGCTTTTAGAGGATGGAACGATTGCTCAGCTTGCTGAAGAATATCTCGGCAGCGCCGATTATGTTCCGGCTGCTTCTGATTTGAAAGTGCCTTCTCTTGATTAAAAAGCACAGAAAAAACAATTTGCCTGCCTGTAAGCTGGATTCGGATCATTTTCAGGCAAGTATCTATTGTTTTTTCTCTTTTTATTTAAAGGAGGTATAGTTTTAAACTATATAAAAGCCCTAGAAAAAACAATTTGCTAGCTATAATTAAATATGAGAAAATAAGAACATTAAAAAAAGAAAAGAGGAGTCAAAAAATGAAATTACGGAAAATTCTTGGCCTCACAGGTCTTGTTTTGGCAGCAAGCTTGGTTTTAACAGCATGTGGCAATGATAAAGGCGATGATAAAACGTTAACAGTCGGTGTAATGACCATGTCGGATTCGGATAAGGCACGCTGGGATAAAATTGAAGATCTGCTTGAGGAGGAAAAGATTGACTTAGAATTTAAAGAGTTTACCGACTATTCACAGCCCAATAAAGCGTTGGCTAACGGAGAAGTAGATATAAATGCTTTCCAGCACTATAATTTTCTAGATAACTGGAATAAAGAAAATAAAGAAGATTTAGCTGTTGTTGCGGAAACTTATATCAGTCCGATCCATCTTTTCTCAGGCACAGAAAATGGCAAAGCTAAATATACAGATTTAAAAGATTTACCGGATGGAGCCCAAATCGCCGTCCCTAACGATGCTACCAATGAAAGTCGGGCGCTTTATGTACTTCAGGACGCCGGTCTGATTAAATTAAATGTTTCCGGACAGGAATTAGCAACAATTGCAAATATTTCCGAAAATAAGAAAAACTTGGATATTAAAGAGTTAGATGCCAGTCAGACTGCCCGTGCATTATCTTCAGCAGATGCTGCTATTGTCAATAACAGTTACGCTGTGGAAGCCGGAGTCGATTATGACACGTCGCTTTATACTGAAGAAGTTAATGATCAATCAGAACAATGGATTAATGTCATTGCTGCACAGGCAGACTGGAAAGATTCAGATAAGGCTGATATCATTAATAAATTGGTGGAAGTTTACCACACGGATGATGTTAAAAAAGTGATTGATGAGACGTCTGAAGGAATTGATCAGCCGGTTTGGTAAGCCGTTTTTCAGCTGTTATTTAAAATAAAGGGGCTGGGAAAATCTCTTTTCTCACCTCCTTTTCTATATGGTATTTATTTTGATGCAGCAGTCTGTTTAGATGAGAAGCATCATACTTTTGGTGTTCTTAACCTAAATAAATCATTCGGAAAGTGCCGTTGAAAAGTAAGAGTTTTCCTGAAGTCTGAGGCACTGTCCCATTCTTCAGGCTGCGCTCTTTACGGCTTTTGTATCTTGTTGGAATTGAACACGGCCTAAGCTCTTTGCAAAAAAGATAAAACTTCCTAGAAACTAAGGTTTCTGCGTCAGTTTTCCTATTTTTGCTGTGAGCTTTAAACGGCCTTTGTATCTTGGTGAAGGAGGGGGAGATGGTTTTTTCTACATCTGAAGAGCAAATAGAGAAATTTAAACAGGACGAGGTCGCTCAGCATTACTTTGAGGTGCTCAGGACCTTAATTGCTAAAAAATCGATTTTTGCTCAGCAGCTTGGTCTGCAGGATGTTGCTGCTTACCTCGGCGAAGTGTTCTCCGGTGTCGGTGCTGAGGTGACTATTGATGAAACCTATCCGGCTCCCTTTGTCATTGCTGAGTTTAAAAGTTCACGGTCCGATGCGCCTACAATTATTTTTTATAACCACTACGATACGGTTCCGGCTGATGATGATCAAGTTTGGAGTGATGATCCTTTTAAACTGACTGTCCGCAAGGGTTATATGTACGGCCGCGGCGTAGATGATGATAAAGGCCATATCACAGCTCGTCTGACGGCTGTCAGAAGATATTTGAGACAGTTTGGCGACCTGCCTGTCAATATCATTTTTATGATGGAGGGAGCAGAGGAGTCCGCATCAAAGGATTTAGAAAAATATCTGGAGAAGTACCGTGACCGGTTGCTGCCGGCTGATCTTTTAATTTGGGAGCAAGGCAGTAAAAATGTTTTAAATCAGCTGGAAATAACTGGTGGTAATAAAGGGATTATCACTTTCAATGTCTCAGTAACCAGTGCTGAAGTTGATATCCATTCAAAGTATGGAGCAGTGCTTGAATCTGCCACTTGGTATTTGCTGCGTGCTATTTCCAGCATGCGGGACAACAGCGGCCGCATATTGGTTGAAGGGATTTACGATCATGTGCTTGAGCCGAGTGCGCGTGAATTGGATTTAATTGACCGTTATGCTATTGAAAACAGTGAATCCCTGCGTAAGCTTTACGGCTTGCGTCTGCCTGCTCTGAAGTCTGAGCGCCGCGCTTTTTTAAAGTCTTATTATTTTGAACCGGCACTCAGCATTGAAGGACTTTCTTCGGGTTATCAGGGACAGGGTGTGAAAACCATCCTACCTGCAGAAGCCGAGGCGAAAATGGAAATGCGCTTGGTTCCAGGCTTATCACCCAAATTGGCTTTTGATTTACTGCAGAAACATTTGTGGCAACACGGCTTTGATCGTGTCAAGCTGACTTATACACTCGGCGAAGAAAGCTACCGCAGTGATATGAGCGATCCGGCTATTCTGAGGGTTATTGATTTAGCCAAAGACCTGTATGAAGAAGGGGTATCTGTGCTGCCAACGACAGCCGGAACAGGGCCGATGCATACTGTTTATGAGATTTTGGGTGTGCCTATGCTGGCTTTTGGTATCGGTAATGCCAACAGCCGCGACCACGGCGGTGATGAGAATGTAGCTATTGCCGATTATTATACCCATATTGAATTAATTGAGGAGCTGATTAAAACTTATGAGCCATGAAATGATTAGATTAAACCATATTGTGATTTCTTTTCGTCAGAAAAAACAAATTATTGAAGCTGTAAAAGATGTTACTGTTCATATTAATCAAGGAGATATTTACGGGATTGTCGGTTATTCCGGAGCTGGCAAGTCCACTCTCGTACGGGCAATCAACCTCTTGCAAAAACCGTCTGCCGGGACTGTTACAGTCGATGGAGATCTTCTTTTTGCAGACGGAGAGATTCAGTTATCAGCTGCTGAGCTGCGGGAAAAGCGGCGTGATATCGGTATGATTTTCCAGCATTTTAATCTGATGGCTCGTATGACGGCTCGTGAAAATGTGGCCTTTGCTCTAAAGCATTCTAAGTTAACAAAAGCAGAAAGGCATGCCAAGGTGGACAGGCTTCTGGATCTTGTCGGTCTGTCGGACCGGGCTGATAATTATCCTGCGCAGCTGTCCGGCGGTCAGAAACAGCGTGTGGCAATTGCCAGAGCTTTGGCAAATGATCCTAAGATTCTCATTTCAGATGAAGCCACTTCAGCGCTGGATCCTAAAACGACCAAGCAAATTTTAAAGCTCTTGCAGGAGCTGAATCAGACTTTAGGTCTGACGATTGTGCTGATTACTCATGAAATGCAGATTGTCAAAGATATTGCCAACCGTGTTGCTGTCATGCAAAATGGGCACTTAGTGGAAGAAGGATCAGTTCTGGATATTTTTTCTAATCCTAAGGAAGAACTGACACGTGATTTTATCAATACTGCAACCGGCACACAGGAAGCCTTGGCTAAAATTGAACAGCAGGATATTGTAGTTAATCTCCCTCAAAATGCTATGCTGGTCCAGCTGGAATACGCCGGCTCTTCAACTGATGAGCCCATTCTGAATGATATCTATAAGCACTATGATGTGTCAGCTAATATTCTCTATGCTAATATTGATATACTGGATGATACGCCTGTCGGTGAGCTGATTGTTGT
Coding sequences within it:
- a CDS encoding amino acid ABC transporter substrate-binding protein, with amino-acid sequence MKLRKIFGIAGLALAAGFALSACSSQSNSNTDDSAKEKVVFATVGTTAPFSYEEDSELTGFDVELARAVFEESDKYEVSFQKTAWSSIFTGLDSDKYQMAGNNLSFTEERAAKYLYSYPLGATPSVLTVTKDSDIDSYEDIGGHSTQVVQGNTTVTQLEEYNEEHPDNEVELNYTDENITQILTNLNEGKYDFKIFDAPTVNAIIKNQNLNNLKTIELESSEQPFIYFIFGQDQEDLQKFVNGRIKELLEDGTIAQLAEEYLGSADYVPAASDLKVPSLD
- a CDS encoding MetQ/NlpA family ABC transporter substrate-binding protein yields the protein MKLRKILGLTGLVLAASLVLTACGNDKGDDKTLTVGVMTMSDSDKARWDKIEDLLEEEKIDLEFKEFTDYSQPNKALANGEVDINAFQHYNFLDNWNKENKEDLAVVAETYISPIHLFSGTENGKAKYTDLKDLPDGAQIAVPNDATNESRALYVLQDAGLIKLNVSGQELATIANISENKKNLDIKELDASQTARALSSADAAIVNNSYAVEAGVDYDTSLYTEEVNDQSEQWINVIAAQADWKDSDKADIINKLVEVYHTDDVKKVIDETSEGIDQPVW
- a CDS encoding M20/M25/M40 family metallo-hydrolase, coding for MVFSTSEEQIEKFKQDEVAQHYFEVLRTLIAKKSIFAQQLGLQDVAAYLGEVFSGVGAEVTIDETYPAPFVIAEFKSSRSDAPTIIFYNHYDTVPADDDQVWSDDPFKLTVRKGYMYGRGVDDDKGHITARLTAVRRYLRQFGDLPVNIIFMMEGAEESASKDLEKYLEKYRDRLLPADLLIWEQGSKNVLNQLEITGGNKGIITFNVSVTSAEVDIHSKYGAVLESATWYLLRAISSMRDNSGRILVEGIYDHVLEPSARELDLIDRYAIENSESLRKLYGLRLPALKSERRAFLKSYYFEPALSIEGLSSGYQGQGVKTILPAEAEAKMEMRLVPGLSPKLAFDLLQKHLWQHGFDRVKLTYTLGEESYRSDMSDPAILRVIDLAKDLYEEGVSVLPTTAGTGPMHTVYEILGVPMLAFGIGNANSRDHGGDENVAIADYYTHIELIEELIKTYEP
- a CDS encoding methionine ABC transporter ATP-binding protein, producing MSHEMIRLNHIVISFRQKKQIIEAVKDVTVHINQGDIYGIVGYSGAGKSTLVRAINLLQKPSAGTVTVDGDLLFADGEIQLSAAELREKRRDIGMIFQHFNLMARMTARENVAFALKHSKLTKAERHAKVDRLLDLVGLSDRADNYPAQLSGGQKQRVAIARALANDPKILISDEATSALDPKTTKQILKLLQELNQTLGLTIVLITHEMQIVKDIANRVAVMQNGHLVEEGSVLDIFSNPKEELTRDFINTATGTQEALAKIEQQDIVVNLPQNAMLVQLEYAGSSTDEPILNDIYKHYDVSANILYANIDILDDTPVGELIVVLTGTESRLEQAKNALTASGVTVKILKGGA